The Methylomicrobium lacus LW14 genome window below encodes:
- a CDS encoding M48 family metallopeptidase: protein MNIFTVIFIIALIISYSLQFWLSRRQAAYVLAHRGEVPPAFAKSVPLAAHQKAADYTIAKGKLGDIDGLFGLVLLLLLTLGGGINLAFTFWSSVIESSILSGVAAIATIFLVMTLLELPTSLYQTFVIEEKFGFNKSTVKQFFQDHALQLALGAAIGIPLLSLILWVMGNVGSFWWLWAWAIMMSFSLLMSWLFPALIAPLFNKFTPMEEGSLKSRIQKLLDRCGFSSQGIFVMDGSKRSGHGNAYFTGLGNNKRIVFFDTLIKSLDDEELEAVLAHELGHFKCKHVIKMLVATSVMSLISLGILGWLIDQSWFYTGLGVQQPSHAAALLLFMLVSPAFTFFMQPISAFFQRKFEFEADSFASEHAQAAKMISGLVKLYEENASTLTPDPLYSAFHYSHPPAAIRIAHLEAKMAAK, encoded by the coding sequence ATGAACATTTTTACCGTTATTTTCATCATCGCGCTGATTATTTCCTACTCGCTGCAATTCTGGTTGTCCAGGCGCCAGGCCGCTTACGTGCTGGCGCACCGCGGCGAAGTCCCCCCCGCTTTCGCGAAGTCGGTACCGCTGGCCGCGCACCAAAAGGCGGCGGACTATACGATTGCGAAAGGCAAACTCGGCGACATCGACGGCCTCTTCGGCTTGGTCCTCCTGTTGCTGCTGACTCTGGGCGGGGGCATCAATCTGGCGTTTACCTTCTGGTCCTCGGTTATCGAATCTTCGATCCTTTCCGGGGTCGCGGCGATCGCAACGATCTTTCTGGTAATGACCCTCTTGGAATTGCCGACCAGCCTGTATCAAACCTTCGTGATCGAAGAAAAATTCGGCTTTAACAAAAGTACGGTCAAACAGTTTTTCCAGGATCATGCGCTGCAACTGGCGTTGGGCGCGGCGATCGGCATACCGCTGTTATCATTGATTTTGTGGGTGATGGGAAATGTCGGCTCTTTTTGGTGGCTCTGGGCCTGGGCGATCATGATGAGCTTTTCCTTGCTGATGAGCTGGCTGTTTCCAGCCCTGATCGCGCCGTTGTTCAACAAATTCACGCCGATGGAAGAAGGCTCCTTGAAATCACGGATTCAAAAACTGTTGGACCGTTGCGGCTTCAGCAGCCAGGGCATTTTCGTGATGGACGGCTCCAAACGTTCCGGCCACGGCAATGCCTATTTCACCGGGCTCGGCAACAATAAACGGATCGTGTTTTTCGACACCCTGATCAAGTCGCTCGACGATGAAGAACTCGAAGCGGTGCTGGCCCACGAACTGGGGCATTTCAAATGCAAGCATGTGATCAAGATGCTGGTCGCCACTTCGGTGATGAGCCTGATCAGCCTCGGCATCCTCGGCTGGCTGATCGATCAATCCTGGTTTTATACCGGCCTCGGCGTGCAGCAACCCTCGCATGCGGCCGCCTTGTTGCTGTTCATGCTGGTGTCGCCGGCATTCACCTTTTTCATGCAGCCGATCAGCGCCTTTTTCCAGCGCAAGTTTGAGTTTGAAGCGGACAGCTTCGCGTCCGAGCATGCGCAAGCGGCCAAAATGATCAGCGGACTGGTCAAGCTGTATGAAGAAAACGCCAGCACGCTGACTCCCGATCCCTTGTATTCAGCTTTTCATTACAGCCATCCGCCGGCAGCGATCCGCATAGCGCATCTGGAAGCGAAAATGGCGGCCAAGTAG
- the orn gene encoding oligoribonuclease: MALDSDRLIWIDLEMTGLNPDQDVIIEIATIVTDKELAILAQGPVLAVHQPDAVLAEMDDWNQQHHGQSGLIDRVRTSEIDMAEAERQTLEFLKQWVPEGTSPMCGNTIGQDRRFLVRYMPKLEAFFHYRSIDVSTLKELAARWAPEIKDGFNKVSSHRALEDIKESIDELQYYREHFIAPQFAAKRGS, encoded by the coding sequence ATGGCACTGGATTCGGATCGTCTTATCTGGATTGACCTCGAAATGACCGGATTAAATCCTGACCAGGATGTGATTATCGAGATTGCGACGATCGTCACCGACAAGGAGTTGGCGATATTGGCGCAGGGACCTGTGCTGGCGGTGCATCAGCCCGACGCGGTGCTGGCGGAGATGGACGACTGGAATCAGCAACATCACGGCCAATCCGGTTTGATCGACCGTGTCAGGACGTCCGAAATCGATATGGCTGAAGCCGAGCGGCAGACGCTCGAATTTTTGAAACAATGGGTTCCCGAAGGAACCTCGCCGATGTGCGGCAATACGATAGGGCAGGATCGGCGTTTCCTGGTCCGCTACATGCCGAAGCTGGAAGCTTTTTTCCATTACCGCAGCATCGATGTCTCGACGCTGAAAGAATTGGCCGCGCGCTGGGCGCCGGAAATCAAGGACGGCTTCAACAAGGTATCCTCGCACCGCGCCCTGGAAGATATCAAAGAATCGATCGACGAACTCCAGTATTACCGGGAGCATTTCATCGCGCCCCAATTTGCGGCCAAGCGCGGCTCATAA
- the crcB gene encoding fluoride efflux transporter CrcB produces the protein MNQLIVIALGGACGSVVRFLVSSGVYQWLGRGFPYGTLAVNVIGSFLIGLLAEALILQRVTFALEYRAAILVGFLGGFTTFSSFSLETIYLIEQGALSKAALNIAGSVFACLLAVWLGLLAGRSLYYYSAGMIHWQDGAIPYAIMLANALVAFLIGIVAAILLQRVEIAVEYRAAMMVIMAGVFLTLSGLYVVLYLLEHGFALETHLNLIAGVFAGNGLLCLLLLWLGLSAGERI, from the coding sequence ATGAATCAGTTGATCGTGATCGCGCTCGGCGGCGCCTGCGGTTCGGTAGTGCGTTTTCTGGTATCGAGCGGCGTTTACCAGTGGCTGGGGCGGGGCTTTCCTTACGGCACGCTGGCCGTCAATGTGATCGGTTCATTTTTAATCGGCCTGTTGGCCGAAGCCTTGATTTTGCAAAGGGTCACGTTTGCGCTCGAATACCGCGCCGCGATCCTGGTCGGCTTTCTCGGCGGCTTTACGACCTTTTCGAGCTTTTCGCTCGAAACGATCTATCTGATCGAACAGGGCGCGCTGTCGAAGGCCGCGCTCAATATCGCGGGCAGCGTATTTGCCTGTCTGCTCGCGGTCTGGCTTGGCCTTTTGGCTGGCAGGTCGCTGTATTATTATTCGGCCGGCATGATCCATTGGCAGGACGGCGCCATTCCTTATGCGATCATGCTCGCGAATGCGCTGGTCGCGTTTTTGATCGGCATCGTCGCCGCGATCCTGTTGCAGCGCGTCGAGATTGCGGTCGAATACCGCGCCGCGATGATGGTGATCATGGCCGGGGTCTTTTTGACCTTGTCGGGCCTCTATGTGGTGCTCTACCTGCTTGAGCATGGCTTTGCGCTGGAGACCCATCTGAATCTGATCGCGGGGGTATTTGCCGGCAACGGCTTGTTGTGTTTATTGTTGTTATGGCTCGGCCTGAGCGCGGGTGAAAGGATATGA
- a CDS encoding DUF190 domain-containing protein, which yields MSIKPIMLARIYVLDGDMRLEKALNILRDRQKILGATVFRGIEGMGASREIHTSSLVDLSLELPLILEFYDEPDRVMQAIAVLQAELHFEHIVSWPAQAHFS from the coding sequence ATGAGCATCAAACCGATAATGCTTGCCAGAATTTACGTGCTGGATGGCGACATGCGCCTCGAAAAGGCGCTGAACATATTGCGCGACCGGCAGAAAATCCTGGGCGCGACCGTGTTTCGCGGCATCGAGGGCATGGGCGCCTCGCGCGAAATCCATACCTCGTCGCTGGTCGATTTATCGCTCGAACTGCCGTTGATCCTGGAGTTCTATGACGAGCCGGACAGGGTCATGCAGGCGATCGCCGTCTTGCAGGCCGAACTGCATTTCGAGCATATCGTCAGTTGGCCGGCCCAGGCGCATTTTAGCTAG
- the serS gene encoding serine--tRNA ligase produces MLDPKLFRTELDYVAEQLARRGFAFDKQAYTDLENRRKDVQVKTQELQNERNSRSKAIGQAKAKGEDIQPLMDQVQHLGDQLKQAETELTEIQAAVTALLEYIPNILDIDVPEGKNEDSNVEISRWGTLPTFDFTSKDHVDLGARNKRMDFELGAKLSGARFVVLNGALARLQRAIIQLMLDTHSGEHGYSETYVPYLVNADSLRGTGQLPKFEADLFKAGDNPPLYLIPTAEVPVTNIVRDVILDAKDLPLKLVCHSPCFRSEAGAYGRDVRGMIRQHQFEKVEIVQVVRPDDSARAHEELTQHAETILQKLNLPYRRMLLCAGDTGFSSAKTYDLEVWLPGQGAYREISSCSNFKDFQARRLQARWRNPETGKPELVHTLNGSGLAAGRTLIAVLENYQDAEGRIRIPEALLPYMGGIEVID; encoded by the coding sequence ATGTTAGACCCCAAGTTATTTAGAACCGAACTCGATTATGTCGCCGAGCAATTGGCTAGACGCGGCTTTGCTTTCGACAAGCAGGCTTATACCGACCTCGAAAACCGCCGCAAGGACGTGCAGGTCAAAACGCAGGAACTGCAAAACGAGCGCAACAGCCGTTCGAAGGCGATAGGACAGGCCAAGGCCAAGGGCGAGGACATTCAGCCGTTGATGGATCAGGTCCAGCATCTCGGCGATCAATTGAAACAGGCCGAAACCGAACTGACCGAGATTCAGGCGGCGGTCACGGCGCTGCTGGAGTATATACCGAACATTCTCGACATCGATGTGCCGGAAGGCAAGAACGAAGACAGCAATGTCGAAATCAGCCGCTGGGGCACCTTGCCGACTTTTGACTTTACGTCGAAGGATCACGTCGATCTGGGCGCCAGAAACAAACGCATGGATTTCGAGTTGGGCGCCAAGCTGAGCGGCGCGCGCTTCGTCGTCTTGAACGGCGCGCTGGCCCGTCTGCAACGGGCGATCATTCAGTTGATGCTCGACACGCATAGCGGCGAGCACGGCTACAGCGAGACCTATGTACCGTATCTGGTCAACGCGGACAGCTTGCGCGGCACCGGCCAGTTGCCGAAGTTCGAGGCGGATTTGTTCAAGGCGGGCGATAATCCGCCGTTGTATCTGATTCCGACCGCGGAAGTGCCGGTCACCAATATCGTTCGCGACGTGATTCTCGATGCGAAAGACCTGCCGCTGAAGCTGGTCTGCCACAGCCCGTGTTTCCGCAGCGAGGCCGGCGCCTACGGCCGCGACGTGCGCGGCATGATCCGCCAGCATCAGTTTGAAAAAGTCGAGATCGTGCAGGTCGTCAGGCCGGATGATTCGGCGCGGGCGCATGAAGAGCTGACGCAACATGCAGAAACGATTCTGCAAAAACTGAACCTGCCGTACCGCCGTATGCTGCTGTGCGCCGGCGATACCGGCTTTTCTTCCGCCAAGACTTACGATCTCGAAGTCTGGCTGCCGGGGCAGGGCGCTTACCGCGAAATTTCTTCATGCAGCAATTTCAAGGATTTCCAGGCACGCCGCCTACAGGCGCGCTGGCGCAATCCCGAAACCGGCAAACCGGAACTCGTGCATACTCTGAACGGTTCTGGCTTGGCCGCCGGCAGAACCTTGATCGCGGTACTCGAAAATTACCAGGATGCGGAGGGACGGATTCGGATTCCGGAGGCTTTGCTACCTTATATGGGCGGTATTGAAGTGATCGACTAA
- a CDS encoding DUF7594 domain-containing protein: protein MNNKNHHVHKQQYKIKSLALMGAVAALTAMPVIALADFTLTDDSYVSSAQVKKNFGKAAFIQVRGTTQTGYLKFSLNGAPTGTLTQAKLKLFVPKRKGATGALSLFQSSTNVGEMTIKNADLNIGTLIGDATPQLNQWVEFDVTDYVKESLGNGATAVSFVLQGSDDLNIRLDSKEGKATAHEPKLEIIWDNTGATGAAGATGDTGPQGPTGADGASGPVGPQGPTGADGASGPVGPQGPTGADGASGPVGPQGPTGADGTPGPVGPQGPTGADGATGPQGPKGDNGLTGGALGTVVVRYAMQVNPGNNALVVAECVAPEVAFGGGGAPAANSAQIVRSLPLFNQAEVAANGSITPNGWGVSWTSSNGNNPPTPGQYTVYVVCAAPNPG from the coding sequence ATGAATAATAAAAATCATCACGTTCACAAACAACAGTATAAGATTAAATCGTTAGCCTTAATGGGGGCCGTTGCCGCACTAACGGCGATGCCTGTTATTGCCTTGGCGGATTTTACATTGACTGATGACAGTTACGTGTCATCTGCCCAGGTGAAGAAAAATTTTGGCAAGGCCGCATTCATTCAGGTGCGCGGTACAACGCAAACAGGTTATCTGAAATTTAGTCTTAACGGGGCGCCAACGGGTACGCTAACTCAGGCCAAGTTAAAGCTGTTCGTGCCGAAGAGGAAAGGAGCAACGGGGGCATTGAGCTTGTTTCAATCAAGTACAAACGTAGGCGAGATGACGATTAAAAATGCCGACTTGAACATCGGAACGCTCATTGGGGACGCGACTCCACAGCTTAATCAATGGGTGGAGTTTGATGTCACCGATTATGTCAAAGAAAGTTTGGGCAATGGCGCGACGGCGGTCAGTTTTGTACTGCAAGGCAGCGATGATCTGAATATCCGACTGGACAGCAAGGAAGGTAAAGCCACGGCGCATGAGCCGAAACTGGAGATCATTTGGGATAATACCGGTGCGACAGGCGCGGCGGGTGCAACCGGCGATACAGGCCCTCAAGGTCCGACGGGGGCGGATGGCGCATCAGGTCCGGTAGGTCCTCAAGGTCCGACGGGGGCGGATGGCGCATCAGGTCCTGTAGGTCCTCAAGGTCCGACGGGTGCAGATGGCGCATCAGGTCCTGTAGGTCCTCAAGGTCCGACGGGGGCAGATGGCACACCAGGTCCGGTAGGTCCTCAAGGTCCGACGGGAGCGGATGGCGCAACAGGTCCTCAAGGTCCAAAGGGTGACAATGGCCTTACCGGAGGCGCCTTAGGCACGGTGGTGGTCAGATATGCTATGCAAGTTAACCCCGGTAATAATGCTCTGGTGGTTGCCGAATGTGTTGCGCCCGAAGTCGCATTCGGCGGTGGCGGTGCGCCAGCGGCAAACAGTGCGCAGATCGTAAGAAGCCTACCTTTATTTAATCAGGCTGAAGTCGCCGCAAATGGCTCGATAACGCCGAATGGCTGGGGTGTATCCTGGACGTCGTCGAACGGCAATAATCCTCCGACGCCGGGTCAGTACACCGTTTATGTTGTTTGTGCCGCTCCTAATCCGGGGTAA
- a CDS encoding glycosyltransferase, with product MTKKRICLNMIVKNETPVLGRLFASIKDIISYYVIVDTGSTDGTPEFIKAWMEKAGIPGEVHIHEWVNFGFNRNQSLQYAYRSGKADWVLIIDADEELACSDPQFYRKLQPGISYRLEKHHGILRYSLSNLIDISQTRWQWQGVVHEYLLAEGSPSIESLSDAWIIFHEGEGVRSRGVSAEEKFLKDARLLETELKKNPEDCRSRFYLAQSYRDAKQYQKAYANYLRRAEMPGWVEENFVAQYQAGKLAVIMNKPYGEIVSQLLKAYEMRPSRGAEPLHELAAYCRNQGWYAQAYLFAKAGSEIPFPSDILFVEKEVYQWRIFDELAVASYWTGRYQESREACETALQFSLAAGDAERIRKNIQFALQKLAEC from the coding sequence ATGACGAAAAAACGCATTTGTCTGAATATGATCGTAAAAAACGAAACGCCCGTGCTTGGGCGTTTGTTTGCATCTATCAAAGACATTATCAGTTATTATGTGATCGTCGATACCGGCTCCACCGATGGTACGCCCGAGTTTATCAAGGCATGGATGGAAAAGGCCGGGATTCCCGGAGAAGTTCACATTCATGAATGGGTCAATTTCGGTTTTAATCGAAATCAGTCTTTGCAATATGCTTACCGCTCAGGGAAGGCCGATTGGGTGCTGATTATCGACGCCGACGAAGAACTGGCTTGCTCCGATCCGCAGTTTTACCGTAAATTGCAGCCCGGTATTTCCTATCGCCTCGAAAAGCATCATGGAATCTTACGATATAGCCTCAGTAATTTGATAGATATTTCGCAAACACGCTGGCAATGGCAGGGGGTTGTGCATGAATATCTGCTCGCCGAGGGTTCGCCTTCGATTGAATCGCTGTCCGATGCCTGGATCATTTTTCATGAGGGCGAAGGGGTGCGTTCCCGCGGCGTCAGCGCCGAGGAAAAATTTCTGAAGGATGCGCGCTTGCTCGAAACTGAATTGAAAAAAAATCCCGAGGACTGCCGCAGCCGTTTTTATTTGGCGCAATCTTACCGGGATGCCAAACAATATCAAAAAGCTTACGCAAATTATCTACGGCGCGCCGAGATGCCGGGTTGGGTTGAGGAAAACTTCGTTGCGCAATATCAGGCCGGAAAATTGGCGGTGATTATGAATAAGCCGTATGGCGAGATTGTCTCGCAGTTGCTGAAAGCCTATGAAATGCGGCCAAGCCGGGGCGCCGAACCGTTACATGAGCTGGCCGCCTATTGCCGTAATCAGGGCTGGTATGCGCAAGCTTATTTATTCGCGAAAGCGGGCAGCGAAATTCCATTCCCAAGCGACATATTGTTTGTCGAAAAAGAAGTTTATCAGTGGCGAATTTTTGATGAATTGGCGGTGGCGTCTTACTGGACCGGGCGCTATCAGGAAAGCCGGGAGGCTTGTGAAACGGCCTTGCAATTTTCTCTGGCCGCTGGCGATGCCGAGCGAATTCGGAAAAACATTCAATTCGCCTTGCAAAAATTGGCGGAATGTTAG
- a CDS encoding OmpA family protein, which yields MNKPLITAASLGALLISGCASTPVSSFEPFQARDLNELLTSGQYQQKTDNFFVINDSSSSMGEDYQGAAFASGQTPAKLSVEKEILSRINQTIPDLKLTAGIRSFGFGPCTSWGSTLLNLPPAAYSKGTFTAGIDALTCASGGSPMHEAVEAAASDLSSTSGRIALLILSDGHELEASPVPAVQALKQQYGDRLCVYSVWVGNKHEESGKLLLNSLSDVAGCGFRADAENVATPAGMAEFVKNVFLKPAAPAAAPGCEATDSDSDGINDCNDRCPNTLKGAHVNQFGCWIIDVKFDNDKSNIKPQYYGELDSAAEVISNNPGVTIEVQGHTSNTASAEYNQKLSERRATAVAKYLTRKVGASATLVPQGYGLTNPIDTNDTEEGRANNRRVELKVIQ from the coding sequence ATGAATAAACCACTCATCACCGCGGCATCGCTTGGGGCGCTGCTCATTTCCGGTTGCGCATCAACCCCCGTGAGCTCTTTTGAACCCTTTCAGGCCAGAGACCTGAACGAATTACTGACTTCCGGGCAGTATCAACAAAAGACCGACAATTTTTTTGTGATTAACGATTCGTCTTCCTCGATGGGAGAAGACTATCAAGGCGCGGCTTTTGCTTCCGGCCAGACACCGGCAAAACTTTCGGTGGAAAAGGAAATTCTGTCTCGAATCAACCAAACCATCCCCGATCTGAAACTGACTGCCGGTATCCGCAGTTTTGGCTTCGGCCCTTGCACCAGCTGGGGCAGCACGCTGTTGAATCTGCCGCCAGCCGCCTACAGCAAAGGCACGTTCACCGCCGGCATCGACGCACTGACCTGCGCGAGCGGCGGTTCACCGATGCATGAAGCGGTCGAAGCCGCGGCTTCCGACCTTTCCAGCACATCGGGCCGTATCGCCTTGCTGATTCTGAGCGATGGCCACGAACTCGAAGCCAGCCCGGTTCCCGCAGTGCAAGCCCTCAAGCAACAATACGGCGACCGTCTTTGCGTGTACTCTGTCTGGGTCGGCAATAAACATGAAGAAAGCGGCAAATTATTACTGAACAGCCTGTCCGATGTTGCCGGTTGCGGTTTCCGCGCAGATGCAGAGAATGTCGCCACTCCGGCCGGCATGGCTGAATTTGTCAAAAACGTTTTCCTGAAACCTGCAGCGCCAGCCGCGGCTCCAGGCTGTGAAGCGACCGACAGCGATAGCGATGGCATCAACGACTGCAACGACCGCTGCCCGAATACATTGAAAGGCGCGCATGTCAATCAATTCGGCTGCTGGATCATCGATGTCAAATTCGACAATGACAAGAGCAACATCAAGCCGCAATACTACGGCGAACTGGATAGCGCAGCCGAAGTCATCAGCAACAACCCGGGCGTGACGATCGAAGTCCAAGGCCACACCAGCAATACCGCATCGGCCGAATACAACCAAAAACTTTCCGAACGCCGCGCGACCGCCGTAGCGAAATACCTGACGCGTAAAGTCGGCGCCAGCGCAACACTGGTACCGCAAGGTTATGGCTTGACTAACCCGATCGATACCAATGACACCGAGGAAGGCCGCGCCAATAACCGCCGCGTCGAACTGAAGGTTATTCAATAA
- the gltX gene encoding glutamate--tRNA ligase, which translates to MTITTRFAPSPTGYLHIGGARTALFSWLYARKHGGDFILRIEDTDLERSTQESVNAILEGMTWLGLEYDKGPFYQTHHFDRYKEVIQQLLAQGDAYYCCCSKEELEAVRNEQMANKEKPRYNGKCRDAGHKGDDGRDYVVRFKNPVDGVVTINDLVKGDIAVANKELDDLVIARTDGSPIYNLTVVVDDMDMKVTHVIRGDDHINNTPRQMNILQALGAPVPLYAHLPMILGADGARLSKRHGAVSVMQFRDEGYLPEALLNYLVRLGWSHGDQEVFSIDEMVEYFALENVNVSASTFNTKKLLWLNHQYIMNSDPAHVARHLSWHIGQLGIDPSEGPDLVEVVKAQRERSQTLVEMARASAFFYREFDVYDEKAVKKNFTAEAAEVLAALYRQFANVEDWQGEALHQEIVDLAEAQALNMGKVAQPLRVAVTGTAVSPAIDVTLTLLGKDKTLTRIQKAIDYIKSLN; encoded by the coding sequence ATGACAATCACCACACGTTTCGCTCCCAGTCCTACCGGTTATTTGCACATCGGCGGCGCCCGCACCGCCCTGTTTTCCTGGCTTTACGCGCGCAAGCACGGCGGCGATTTCATCTTGCGCATCGAAGATACCGATCTCGAGCGCTCGACTCAGGAATCGGTCAATGCGATTTTAGAAGGCATGACCTGGCTGGGTCTCGAATACGACAAGGGGCCGTTTTACCAAACGCACCATTTCGATCGCTACAAGGAAGTGATTCAGCAACTGCTCGCGCAGGGCGATGCTTATTATTGTTGCTGCAGCAAGGAAGAGCTGGAAGCGGTGCGCAACGAGCAAATGGCCAATAAGGAAAAACCGCGCTACAACGGCAAGTGCCGCGATGCGGGGCACAAAGGCGACGATGGCCGCGACTATGTGGTCCGTTTCAAAAATCCTGTGGATGGCGTGGTCACGATCAACGATCTGGTCAAAGGCGACATCGCGGTCGCGAACAAGGAACTGGATGACCTGGTGATCGCCCGGACTGACGGTTCGCCGATCTATAATCTGACCGTCGTGGTCGACGACATGGACATGAAGGTCACGCATGTGATTCGCGGCGATGACCATATCAACAATACGCCCCGGCAGATGAATATTTTGCAGGCCTTGGGCGCTCCTGTGCCGTTGTATGCGCATTTGCCGATGATACTCGGTGCGGACGGCGCGCGGCTGTCCAAACGTCACGGCGCGGTCAGCGTGATGCAGTTCCGCGACGAGGGTTATCTGCCGGAAGCGTTGCTGAATTATTTGGTGCGCCTCGGCTGGTCGCACGGCGATCAGGAAGTGTTCTCGATCGATGAAATGGTCGAATATTTCGCGTTGGAAAACGTGAATGTCTCCGCATCGACCTTCAACACGAAGAAGCTGTTGTGGCTGAATCACCAATATATTATGAACAGCGATCCGGCGCATGTCGCGCGGCATTTGAGCTGGCATATCGGCCAGTTGGGCATCGATCCTTCGGAAGGGCCGGACCTGGTCGAGGTCGTGAAAGCGCAACGGGAACGCAGCCAGACCTTGGTCGAGATGGCTCGGGCCAGCGCGTTTTTCTACCGCGAGTTTGATGTGTACGATGAAAAAGCGGTCAAAAAGAATTTCACCGCCGAAGCCGCGGAGGTGCTGGCAGCCCTCTATCGGCAATTCGCGAACGTCGAAGACTGGCAAGGGGAGGCGCTGCATCAGGAGATTGTCGACCTGGCCGAAGCGCAAGCGTTGAACATGGGCAAGGTGGCGCAGCCGTTGCGTGTCGCGGTAACCGGCACGGCCGTATCGCCGGCGATCGACGTGACCTTGACCTTGCTCGGCAAGGATAAGACCCTGACCAGAATACAAAAAGCGATCGATTACATAAAAAGTTTAAATTAA
- a CDS encoding dicarboxylate/amino acid:cation symporter, whose protein sequence is MHKLSLSALPLYVQVIIGVVFGATLGVLFGTENYGFGLLSNATLGQLGQLVIRLLKALATPLVFFAILEAMVNTDLSFKHGRRLLALCSMNLAVAIVIGLTLMNVLHPGRAWEGKLTAMTSQLHAGATAIAAKPMPENLSLDPLKNIIGTIPESLFEPFVKNNVIAIILLALLAGTAIRRFKQQSADQDQSGLHLLEKLISVCYHLLIQMLLWVVKAIPFAVFGVVAQVVGKSGLDVFALVAVFLAAMLTGLLLHALVYYPCMAKWGGKMPVKRYFGEGADAILTGLSTNSSLATMPITLRCLTENMGISSRSARLSVCIGTNLNNDGIILYEAMAALFLAQAIGFDLTLAQQLIIVAAAIMVGVGISGIPEAGLIALPLVLSTAGLPEALVVTAVPLITTIDWIIARCRSGVNVMNDLLIAILLDRLEKSRH, encoded by the coding sequence ATGCATAAACTCAGCCTCTCTGCATTGCCCTTATACGTTCAGGTGATTATCGGCGTCGTTTTCGGCGCCACGCTGGGCGTCCTTTTCGGGACCGAAAATTATGGCTTCGGCTTATTGAGCAACGCGACGCTGGGTCAATTAGGCCAGTTGGTAATCCGTCTGTTAAAAGCCCTAGCGACGCCGCTGGTCTTCTTCGCGATCCTGGAAGCAATGGTCAATACCGACCTTTCATTCAAGCACGGCCGCCGTCTTCTGGCTTTATGCTCGATGAATCTGGCCGTGGCGATCGTGATCGGCTTGACCTTGATGAACGTCCTGCACCCCGGCCGCGCTTGGGAAGGCAAACTGACGGCGATGACCTCCCAGCTTCATGCCGGCGCCACCGCCATTGCCGCAAAACCGATGCCGGAAAATCTGTCGCTCGATCCGCTGAAAAACATCATCGGCACCATTCCCGAAAGTTTGTTTGAGCCGTTTGTCAAAAACAACGTGATTGCGATCATTTTATTGGCCTTGCTGGCCGGCACTGCGATCCGCCGATTCAAGCAGCAAAGCGCGGATCAGGATCAATCCGGCCTGCATCTGCTCGAAAAACTGATCAGCGTCTGTTATCACTTGCTGATTCAGATGCTGCTCTGGGTCGTCAAGGCGATTCCTTTCGCGGTTTTCGGCGTGGTTGCGCAAGTGGTCGGCAAATCGGGGCTAGACGTTTTTGCGCTGGTTGCGGTGTTTTTGGCCGCCATGCTGACCGGCCTGCTACTGCATGCGCTCGTCTATTATCCCTGCATGGCGAAATGGGGCGGCAAGATGCCGGTCAAACGTTATTTCGGCGAAGGCGCCGATGCGATCCTGACCGGTCTATCGACCAACAGCAGCCTCGCGACGATGCCGATCACCCTGCGCTGCCTGACCGAAAACATGGGCATTTCGAGCCGGTCGGCGCGCTTGTCGGTCTGCATCGGCACTAATTTGAACAATGACGGCATCATTCTGTACGAAGCGATGGCGGCGCTGTTCCTGGCGCAAGCGATCGGCTTCGATCTAACGCTGGCTCAGCAATTGATCATCGTCGCCGCCGCCATCATGGTCGGCGTCGGCATTTCGGGCATCCCGGAAGCCGGTTTAATCGCCCTGCCCCTGGTACTCAGCACCGCCGGCCTGCCGGAAGCGCTGGTCGTTACCGCGGTGCCGCTGATCACCACGATCGACTGGATCATTGCCCGCTGCCGCTCCGGGGTGAATGTGATGAACGATCTGCTGATTGCGATCCTGCTCGACCGCCTGGAAAAAAGCAGGCATTAA